In Anabas testudineus chromosome 12, fAnaTes1.2, whole genome shotgun sequence, one genomic interval encodes:
- the inf2 gene encoding inverted formin-2 — protein MSVKSDGKKKWAAVRGRLGSSQDSDTQQEANLESADPELCIRLLQVPTVVNYSGLKRRLEGSDQTWMVQFLELSGLDLLLEALDRLSGRGCSRIADALLQLTCVSCVRAVMNSSAGIHFIIENEGYIRKLSQALDTSNTMVKKQVFELLAALSMFSTDGYRLSLDALDHYKGVKTQQYRFSVIMNELQGTDNVPYMVTLLSVINALIFGTDDLRQRDKMRKEFIGLQLLDILPKLR, from the exons ATGTCCGTGAAATCAGATGGGAAAAAGAAGTGGGCGGCAGTCAGGGGTCGTCTGGGCTCCTCACAGGACTCCGATACCCAGCAGGAGGCCAACCTGGAGAGTGCTGATCCAGAGCTATGCATTAGACTGCTGCAGGTGCCCACCGTGGTCAACTACTCCGGCCTAAAGCGTCGCCTGGAAGGCAGCGACCAGACATGGATGGTCCAGTTCCTGGAGCTGAGTGGTCTGGATCTGCTCCTGGAGGCCCTGGACCGGCTCTCAGGACGGGGATGTTCTCGCATTGCAGACGCACTTCTGCAACTCACCTGCGTCAGCTGTGTGCGGGCAGTGATGAACTCTTCTGCAGGGATCCACTTCATTATAGAGAATGAAGGATACATTCGGAAGCTTTCCCAAG CCTTGGACACCTCCAATACCATGGTGAAGAAGCAGGTGTTTGAGCTACTGGCTGCCCTCAGCATGTTCTCCACAGATGGATATCGACTGTCTCTGGATGCTCTGGACCACTACAAG GGAGTGAAGACGCAGCAGTATCGCTTCAGCGTGATCATGAATGAACTGCAGGGCACAGATAACGTCCCTTACATGGTCACACTCCTCAGCGTCATCAATGCCCTGATCTTCGGAACAGATGACCTCAGGCAAAGAGATAAGATGAGAAAAGAATTCATCG GGCTTCAGTTACTTGATATTTTGCCAAAGTTAAGGTGA